The following proteins are encoded in a genomic region of Cricetulus griseus strain 17A/GY chromosome 7, alternate assembly CriGri-PICRH-1.0, whole genome shotgun sequence:
- the Fam114a2 gene encoding protein FAM114A2 isoform X4 yields MSAGDVLVMSDKDATETSVVTEAAQILKDGNCEPAEKPENKSQPVVSTRKRPETNPSRDCEASQLPAQETVSKDAPQTGWGYWGSWGKSLLSSASATVATVGQGISNVIEKAETSLGIPSPTEISTEVKQAAGETNASENESSPVAGPFGMLSTISTAVQSTGKSVISGGLDALEFIGKKTMDVIAEGDPGFKRTKGLMNRSTLSQVLREVKDKEEQWPSNEVTMETDKKTHYGLLFDEFQGLSHLEALEMLSRESEIKVKSILSSLSGEELQTTRLELEQLKEAFSLAEFCEDEEEERQGDEEFTKEITELFAQLHVSSRPEKLAMARNTAYEWIRTSLAKPVTEKEEGEKQSETENIEEVKRSSIEDIHAFAIRSLAELTACSIELFHKTAALVLHGQKQGVTALERSQMLSQSEKRRMFLIH; encoded by the exons ATGTCTG CAGGTGATGTTCTAGTCATGTCCGATAAGGATGCTACAGAGACCTCAGTGGTAACCGAAGCAGCCCAGATTCTTAAAGATGGGAACTGTGAACCAGCTGAGAAGCCAGAGAATAAGTCTCAGCCTGTAGTATCCACTCGGAAAAGACCAGAGACCAATCCTTCCAGGGACTGTGAGGCTTCCCAGCTTCCTGCTcag GAGACTGTTTCTAAAGATGCACCCCAGACTGGATGGGGTTACTGGGGCAGCTGGGGCAAGTCCCTGCTCTCCTCAGCCTCAGCTACGGTAGCCACAGTAG gACAAGGTATTTCAAATGTCATTGAGAAGGCAGAGACTTCTCTTGGAATTCCTAGCCCCACTGAAATTTCGACTGAAGTCAAGCAAGCAGCAG GAGAAACAAATGCCAGTGAGAATGAAAGCTCACCAGTGGCTGGGCCTTTCGGGATGCTCTCGACCATCTCAACAGCAGTGCAGAGCACG GGCAAGAGTGTTATCAGTGGGGGTTTGGATGCCTTGGAATTCATTGGAAAGAAGACAATGGATGTCATAGCAGAAGGGGACCCTGGATTTAAAAGAACCAAGGGCCTGATGAACCGATCTACACTGTCACAG GTTTTACGAGAGGTGAAGGACAAAGAAGAGCAGTGGCCCTCCAATGAGGTAACCATGGAAACAGACAAGAAAACTCATTATGGGCTACTCTTTGATGAGTTTCAAGGCCTTTCACATCTAGAAGCTCTGGAGATGCTTTCCCGAGAAAGTGAAATAAAG GTGAAATCTATCCTTAGTTCTCTTAGTGGAGAAGAATTACAGACCACAAGACTTGAGCTAGAGCAGCTCAAAGAAGCGTTTTCCCTGGCGGAGTTctgtgaggatgaggaggaggagagacaag GGGATGAAGAGTTTACCAAGGAGATAACAGAACTGTTTGCTCAGCTTCATGTCTCATCCAGACCAGAGAAACTTGCAATG GCAAGAAATACAGCCTACGAATGGATCAGGACATCTCTGGCTAAGCCAgtaacagagaaagaagaaggggaaaaacaGTCGGAGACAGAGAATATTGAGGAAGTCAAAAGAAGTTCAATAGAG gATATCCATGCATTTGCAATCCGGAGCTTAGCAGAGTTGACTGCATGCTCAATTGAACTGTTCCACAAAACAGCGGCATTGGTTCTGCATGGCCAGAAGCAGGGGGTGACAGCCTTAGAGAGGAGCCAGATGCTCTCCCA